The following are from one region of the Coffea eugenioides isolate CCC68of chromosome 2, Ceug_1.0, whole genome shotgun sequence genome:
- the LOC113762363 gene encoding uncharacterized protein LOC113762363 isoform X1 — protein MAMAVASPVTATATACRKILLSRFAFRKLRQPPPTRRLVSSVQPRHHCYRAATAASSAGAVEQEVQLIRSPELVAQEYADLSLADKFSEELGHVRIRQHVNPLRSTFMVPAEVPDWNEVYKDPTLPLMVDIGCGSGRFLMWLAKRNPSSKNYLGLEIRRKLAERANYWANDLALNNVHFVFANATVSFKQLISAYPGPFMLVSILCPDPHFKKKYHKRRVVQKPLVESIVDILAPGGQVFIQSDVLELAIDMRDQFDAKSNKLIHVDKIDPNLSCDTEGWLISNPMGIRTEREIHAEFEGARIYRRMYKKCVQLSMPSATDQESQLVIF, from the exons ATGGCCATGGCTGTGGCCTCACCCGTTACCGCCACCGCCACCGCCTGCAGAAAAATTCTCCTAAGCCGCTTTGCATTTCGCAAGCTCCGCCAGCCGCCCCCCACAAGAAGACTTGTTTCTTCTGTTCAGCCACGCCACCACTGCTATCGTGCAGCAACTGCTGCTTCTTCCGCCGGCGCGGTTGAGCAAGAGGTTCAACTGATCAGAAGCCCGGAACTCGTGGCACAGGAGTACGCTGACCTTAGTCTCGCCGACAAGTTTTCCGAG GAGTTGGGTCATGTTCGAATTCGGCAGCATGTTAACCCTTTGCGCTCTACTTTCATG GTGCCTGCTGAAGTGCCTGATTGGAATGAGGTATACAAAGATCCCACATTGCCATTGATGGTGGATATAGGATGTG GTAGTGGCAGATTTCTCATGTGGCTCGCCAAAAGAAATCCTAGTTCCAAGAATTATCTTGGATTGGAAATAAGGCGGAAA TTGGCTGAACGAGCAAATTATTGGGCAAATGACCTGGCTCTTAATAATGT ACATTTTGTCTTTGCAAATGCGACTGTGTCATTCAAACAACTAATATCAGCATACCCTGGGCCGTTCATGTTGGTATCAATCTTG TGCCCTGACCCACATTTTAAGAAGAAGTATCATAAAAGGAGGGTTGTACAGAAGCCTTTGGTGGAGTCCATTGTGGATATTTTAGCACCAGGAGGGCAG GTTTTTATTCAATCGGATGTGCTAGAATTGGCAATAGACATGAGAGATCAATTTGATGCAAAGTCGAATAAGCTTATACATGTTGACAAGATCGACCCCAATTTGTCATGTGACACTGAGGGATGGTTGATAAGTAATCCAATGGGTATAAGAACAGAGAGAGAGATCCATGCAGAATTTGAAGGTGCTAGAATATACAGGAGGATGTATAAAAAATGCGTCCAACTTTCTATGCCAAGTGCCACAGATCAGGAATCACAGTTGGTAATTTTTTAA
- the LOC113763747 gene encoding glycine-rich protein A3, with product MGDNDDNRDKGLFSHLAGYAAGHYPRPHGAYPYPPPPGAYPPAGYPPPGGYPPSGYPPPGGYPPSGYPSPAGYPPAPPPGYPPHGGYPPAGYPGPSGHHHSGHGPPMGALLAGGAAAAAAAYGAHHLAHGAHHVGHGGYYGHHHHHHGKFKHGKFGKHGFYGRHKHKFMGFKRWK from the exons ATGGGAGACAATGATGATAATCGGGACAAAGGGTTATTTTCACATCTTGCTGGATATGCTGCTGGACACTATCCACGGCCACATGGGGCATACCCTTATCCTCCTCCTCCTGGTGCATATCCTCCTGCAGGTTATCCTCCTCCTGGCGGATATCCACCATCTGGGTATCCTCCGCCTGGTGGATATCCTCCTTCTGGGTATCCTTCTCCAGCTGGATACCCACCGGCACCGCCACCAGGATATCCGCCACATGGTGGATATCCTCCTGCTGGTTATCCTGGTCCCTCAGGTCACCATCACTCGG GGCATGGACCTCCAATGGGTGCATTACTAGCTGGTGGTGCTGCAGCAGCGGCTGCTGCATATGGGGCTCACCATCTGGCACATGGTGCACACCATGTTGGTCATGGTGGGTATTAtggtcatcatcatcatcatcatggGAAGTTTAAGCATGGGAAATTTGGAAAGCATGGATTCTATGGAAGGCACAAGCACAAGTTCATGGGGTTCAAGAGATGGAAGTGA
- the LOC113762363 gene encoding uncharacterized protein LOC113762363 isoform X2 translates to MAMAVASPVTATATACRKILLSRFAFRKLRQPPPTRRLVSSVQPRHHCYRAATAASSAGAVEQEVQLIRSPELVAQEYADLSLADKFSEELGHVRIRQHVNPLRSTFMVPAEVPDWNEVYKDPTLPLMVDIGCGSGRFLMWLAKRNPSSKNYLGLEIRRKLAERANYWANDLALNNVHFVFANATVSFKQLISAYPGPFMLVSILCPDPHFKKKYHKRRVVQKPLVESIVDILAPGGQEV, encoded by the exons ATGGCCATGGCTGTGGCCTCACCCGTTACCGCCACCGCCACCGCCTGCAGAAAAATTCTCCTAAGCCGCTTTGCATTTCGCAAGCTCCGCCAGCCGCCCCCCACAAGAAGACTTGTTTCTTCTGTTCAGCCACGCCACCACTGCTATCGTGCAGCAACTGCTGCTTCTTCCGCCGGCGCGGTTGAGCAAGAGGTTCAACTGATCAGAAGCCCGGAACTCGTGGCACAGGAGTACGCTGACCTTAGTCTCGCCGACAAGTTTTCCGAG GAGTTGGGTCATGTTCGAATTCGGCAGCATGTTAACCCTTTGCGCTCTACTTTCATG GTGCCTGCTGAAGTGCCTGATTGGAATGAGGTATACAAAGATCCCACATTGCCATTGATGGTGGATATAGGATGTG GTAGTGGCAGATTTCTCATGTGGCTCGCCAAAAGAAATCCTAGTTCCAAGAATTATCTTGGATTGGAAATAAGGCGGAAA TTGGCTGAACGAGCAAATTATTGGGCAAATGACCTGGCTCTTAATAATGT ACATTTTGTCTTTGCAAATGCGACTGTGTCATTCAAACAACTAATATCAGCATACCCTGGGCCGTTCATGTTGGTATCAATCTTG TGCCCTGACCCACATTTTAAGAAGAAGTATCATAAAAGGAGGGTTGTACAGAAGCCTTTGGTGGAGTCCATTGTGGATATTTTAGCACCAGGAGGGCAG GAGGTCTAA
- the LOC113759403 gene encoding protein ENHANCED PSEUDOMONAS SUSCEPTIBILTY 1-like, whose amino-acid sequence MVADETSLWHFLNSWSEKFRAEGKTSAISRPPIHDRWFPQGQNYPFMSLPPILGDDDELIISSDQGEKLPYDMIRERIFHFSLESVAKLKAKANAEEIPAVATKADCGELLGRSLVWAAWLLHHAVINQTSASHEWIESLVQSRELP is encoded by the exons ATGGTCGCTGATGAAACATCTCTCTGGCATTTCTTGAATTCATGGTCAGAGAAATTCAGAGCTGAGGGGAAAACAAGTGCAATCTCAAGACCCCCAATACACGATCGATGGTTTCCACAGGGACAAAATTATCCATTTATGAGTCTTCCACCAATTCTCGGCGATGATGATGAACTCATCATCAGTAGCGATCAAGGAGAGAAATTGCCATATGATATGATTCGGGAAAGAATATTTCATTTCTCATTAGAGTCAGTGGCAAAactaaaagcaaaagcaaatgCTGAAGAAATACCA GCAGTGGCTACAAAAGCTGACTGTGGTGAATTGCTGGGACGAAGCCTAGTATGGGCAGCATGGCTACTGCATCACGCAGTGATCAATCAGACAAGTGCATCGCATGAATGGATTGAATCATTGGTGCAATCTAGAGAACTACCTTGA
- the LOC113762484 gene encoding 2-methoxy-6-polyprenyl-1,4-benzoquinol methylase, mitochondrial-like, giving the protein MATALRSLTRAMRRSKLLSMYSSGYMLHSHATSFGYKEVREEEKSQMVGNVFTSVASNYDLMNDLMSGGLHRLWKDRLVSKLNPFPGMKHLDVAGGTGDVAFRILESINSVKRRALQDSPEDNLLEETQIFVCDINPNMLNVGKKRAQERGLAEDRALVWVEGDAEALNFEDNSMDGYTIAFGIRNVTHIEKALAEAYRVLKRGGRFLCLELSHVEVPIFKELYDLYSFSVISHSSSEAELVAGDREVHIRYLWKSIRSVFHLRRNLLL; this is encoded by the exons ATGGCAACAGCTTTGCGATCATTAACCCGGGCTATGAGGAGATCGAAACTGTTATCCATGTATAGTTCAGGATATATGTTGCACTCTCATGCTACTAGTTTTG GGTATAAAGAGGTGCGGGAGGAAGAAAAGAGCCAAATGGTTGGTAACGTTTTCACCAGTGTTGCCTCAAACTATGACCTAATGAATGACTTGATGAGTGGTGGATTACATAGATTATGGAAGGACAG ATTGGTTTCCAAGTTGAATCCTTTCCCTGGAATGAAGCATCTTGATGTGGCTGGTGGTACAG GGGATGTTGCTTTTAGGATTCTAGAAAGTATAAACAGTGTTAAACGTAGAGCTTTGCAAGATTCTCCTGAAGATAATTTGCTGGAGGAAACTCAGATTTTTGTGTGCGACATCAACCCAAACATGTTAAATGTTGGTAAGAAGCGGGCACAAGAGAGAG GTCTTGCTGAGGATAGAGCTCTTGTCTGGGTAGAAGGAGATGCAGAAGCTTTGAATTTTGAAGACAATTCAATGGATGGTTACACAATTGCCTTTGGGATCAGAAATGTTACGCATATTGAAAAAGCTCTTGCAGAAGCTTATAG GGTGCTTAAACGAGGGGGAAGATTTCTTTGCCTTGAACTGAGCCATGTTGAAGTTCCAATTTTCAAGGAACT GTATGATCTGTACTCTTTTTCAGTCATTAGTCATTCCAGCAGTGAGGCAGAGCTAGTTGCTGGTGATCGGGAGGTCCATATCAGGTATTTGTGGAAAAGCATTCGGTCGGTTTTCCACCTCAG GAGAAATTTGCTGCTATGA